One window of Nymphaea colorata isolate Beijing-Zhang1983 chromosome 11, ASM883128v2, whole genome shotgun sequence genomic DNA carries:
- the LOC116264196 gene encoding LOW QUALITY PROTEIN: homeobox-leucine zipper protein PROTODERMAL FACTOR 2-like (The sequence of the model RefSeq protein was modified relative to this genomic sequence to represent the inferred CDS: inserted 1 base in 1 codon) yields MVGTMIPAGYAMPIMASEAHEESRFGLPTLKRTQSVRENGMKSEACVGLFQSNLMDGQHEIAHSTESELALAKMREEEFESKSGSENLEGASGEDNEQDRRPRKKRYHRHTQHQIQEMEAFFKECPHPDDKQRKELSRELGLEPLQVKFWFQNKRTQMKTQHERQENAQLRAENEKLRAENMRYKEALSNASCPNCGGPTALGEMSFDEQHLRIENARLREEIDKISGIAAKYVGKPMMSYPPLLPPSMSRSSLDLAVGNFGIQGGMXGEMFGGGDLMNKPVAGQLEIEKPMVIELAVAAMEELIRMAQLGEPLWIPGGVDSQTEMLCEDEYLRAFPRGIGPRPLGLKSEASRETAVVIMNPTNLVEILMDVNQWSSMFFHIISRALTLEILSTGVAGNWNGALQVMSAEFQMPTPLVPTRESYFVRYCKHLPDGSWAVVDVSLDSIRPTAQPVLRCRRRPSGCLIQEMPNGYSKVTWVEHVEVDDRAVHSIYRSLVNSGLAFGAKRWVATLDRQCERLASSMASNISPRDVGVITSPEGRRSMLKLAERMVVSFCAGVSASTAHTWTTLSGSGAEDVRVMTRKSIGDPGRPPGIVLSAATSFWLPVSPKRVFDFLRDENSRNEWDILSNGGVVQEMAHIANGHDPGNAVSLLRVNSSNSNQSNMLILQESCTDSSGSYVIYAPVDIVAMNAVLTGGDPECVALLPSGFAILHDGPTTANGEEMGPTGGGSSGSNGGSGGSLLTVAFQILVDSAPTAKLSLGSVATVNNLIACTVDRIKAAVTCENA; encoded by the exons atggtcGGAACAATGATACCGGCAGGGTATGCTATGCCTATCATGGCTAGCGAAGCTCATGAAGAAAGCAGATTTGGGCTTCCGACCCTTAAAAGAACTCAG AGTGTGAGAGAAAACGGGATGAAATCTGAAGCATGTGTAGGTCTGTTTCAGTCGAATCTGATGGATGGACAGCATGAGATAGCCCATTCTACAGAGAGTGAGTTGGCCCTCGCTAAGATGAGAGAAGAAGAGTTTGAGAGCAAATCGGGAAGCGAAAACCTTGAAGGCGCATCCGGCGAGGATAATGAACAGGACCGCCGGCCGAGGAAGAAGCGGTATCATCGCCACACCCAGCACCAGATTCAAGAAATGGAAGC GTTTTTCAAAGAATGCCCACATCCAGATGATAAGCAAAGGAAAGAGCTGAGCCGAGAATTAGGCTTAGAGCCTCTCCAAGTGAAGTTCTGGTTCCAAAATAAGCGCACGCAAATGAAG ACACAACATGAACGCCAAGAGAATGCACAACTTAGAGCAGAAAATGAGAAGCTCCGAGCTGAGAACATGAGATATAAGGAAGCACTGAGCAACGCTTCCTGTCCAAACTGTGGAGGCCCTACTGCACTGGGCGAGATGTCATTCGACGAACAACACTTGAGGATAGAGAATGCTCGTCTCAGAGAAGAG ATTGACAAGATCTCCGGGATTGCTGCGAAGTATGTGGGGAAGCCAATGATGTCTTACCCGCCACTGCTACCACCATCCATGTCTCGCTCTTCTTTAGACCTAGCTGTCGGAAACTTTGGGATTCAAGGAGGCA GGGGAGAGATGTTTGGAGGTGGGGACTTGATGAACAAGCCTGTAGCAGGACAACTTGAGATAGAGAAGCCCATGGTTATAGAACTAGCTGTTGCAGCAATGGAGGAGCTCATCAGAATGGCGCAGCTGGGGGAACCGTTATGGATTCCAGGCGGCGTCGACAGCCAGACCGAAATGCTCTGTGAAGATGAATACCTTAGAGCCTTTCCTCGAGGCATCGGGCCCAGGCCGCTCGGTTTGAAGTCTGAAGCTTCTCGAGAAACAGCGGTTGTGATCATGAATCCCACCAACTTGGTGGAGATCCTTATGGATGTG AATCAATGGTCGAGCATGTTCTTTCACATAATCTCAAGAGCACTTACACTGGAGATTCTGTCGACTGGGGTAGCAGGAAACTGGAATGGAGCGTTACAAgtg ATGTCAGCTGAGTTCCAAATGCCGACTCCGCTGGTGCCTACCAGAGAAAGCTATTTTGTTAGATACTGCAAGCACCTTCCAGATGGAAGCTGGGCTGTCGTTGACGTCTCACTGGACAGTATTCGCCCGACTGCTCAGCCGGTGTTGAGATGTAGAAGACGACCATCCGGATGCCTTATTCAAGAAATGCCTAACGGATATTCTAAG GTTACGTGGGTCGAACACGTCGAGGTCGATGATAGAGCTGTTCACAGCATATACCGGTCGCTGGTCAACTCTGGCCTGGCTTTTGGTGCAAAGAGATGGGTCGCTACCCTTGACAGACAATGTGAGAGACTCGCCAGTTCCATGGCGAGCAACATTTCCCCAAGAGATGTCGGTG TGATAACCAGTCCAGAAGGGAGGAGGAGCATGCTGAAGTTGGCTGAGAGGATGGTTGTAAGTTTCTGTGCTGGTGTGAGCGCTTCCACGGCACATACTTGGACGACTCTGTCTGGGAGCGGGGCTGAGGATGTGAGGGTGATGACTAGAAAGAGTATAGGTGATCCTGGAAGACCACCAGGCATTGTTCTCAGCGCTGCTACTTCCTTTTGGCTACCTGTCTCTCCAAAGAGAGTTTTTGACTTCCTGAGGGATGAGAATTCAAGAAATGAG TGGGATATTCTTTCAAATGGTGGAGTAGTGCAAGAAATGGCGCACATCGCCAATGGCCACGATCCGGGCAATGCCGTCTCTCTTTTGCGGGTAAAT AGTTCGAATTCAAACCAAAGCAACATGCTTATACTGCAAGAGAGCTGCACGGATTCGTCAGGGTCTTATGTGATCTATGCACCGGTGGACATTGTGGCCATGAATGCCGTGCTAACAGGCGGGGATCCAGAATGTGTGGCCCTTCTCCCCTCTGGGTTCGCCATTTTGCATGACGGACCTACCACCGCTAACGGAGAGGAAATGGGGCCGACAGGCGGAGGCAGCAGCGGCAGCAATGGTGGTAGTGGTGGTTCTCTTTTGACTGTGGCGTTCCAGATCTTGGTTGATTCTGCTCCAACTGCAAAACTCTCTCTAGGATCAGTGGCTACTGTTAACAATCTCATCGCATGCACAGTGGATAGGATTAAGGCCGCCGTTACGTGTGAGAATGCATGA